The segment AGCGGCTGACCGGGGGTGACGCGGGCCGGGCGGTGTTCCGGGGTGCCGAGCGCCCGTTGGAGGCGCTGCGGGCGTCCAGCGCGATTCCGGAGGCGCTGGGGGAGCTCGGGTCGCCGATGATGGTGGCGCGCTCGGGGATGCTGGTGCCGGTGACGATGCTGGGTGTGCTGTCGGCGGTGACGATGGTGCTGACGGCTCGTCAACTGACCGAGTTCCGGCGGGCGGAGCTGCTGTTGCAGTTGGCGCGCGGTGCGGGTCGGGCCCGGTTGCTGGGGGTCGCGGCGGCGGAGTGGGCGCTGTGCACGGTGCCGGCCGCGGTGCTGGGCGTGTGGGTGGCGGGGCCGCTGCTGCGGCTGCTGGAGTGGTGGGGGTTGCCGGTGGAGGGCGCGGCGGCTGAGGCGGCCGGTCCGGCGGCGTGGGCCGTGGCGGGGACGGCGCTGGTGCTGCACGGGTGTGCGGCGCTGCTGCCGGTGGTGTGGACGGCTGACGGTGGCGAACGGGAGACGCCATCGCGCACTGCTCGGCGGGCGGTCGCGCAGCGGGCCGGTGCGGACGTGGTGCTGGCCGCGGTGGCGGTCCTGGCGTACTTGCAACTTCGGCAGTACCAGGGGTTGTTGAGTCCGGCGTCGGACGCGGTCGGGTTCGATCCGGTGTTGGTGGCGGCTCCGGTGGTGATGACGGTGGCGGCGGCGTTGCTGCTGCTGCGGCTGTTGCCGCCGCTGGGGCGGGCGTTGGAGGCGTTGGCGCGGCGCGGGCGGGGTCTGGTGGCTCCGTTGAGCGGCTGGCAGGTGAGCCGGGGGCGTGCGGGGCAGGGTGCTCCGGTGTTGTTGATGGCGCTGGCGTTGGCGGTGGGGGCGTTGACCACCACGGTGATCGCGGGTGAGGCGCCGAGCGATCGGGACCGGGCGGCGTTCGAGGTGGGCGCGGACCTGCGGGTGACGGGTGGTGAGCTCTCGCCGGGGGCGCGGTACGGGGCGTTGTCGGCGCTGCCGGGGGTGGCGGCGGTGACGCCGCTGGTGTCGGTGCAGGGCACGGTGCGCAGTGAGCGGACCACGGTGCTGGCGGTGGACACGGCGGCGGTGGGTGCGCTGGCGACGTCCGGCCGGATGGCGTCGGGGGCGTGGACGCACGCGGTGCCCGCGGTCCGTTCGGATCTCGAACGGGGTTCGCTGTCCGAGCAGTTGGGCCAGTTGGGTCAGTCAGGCCAGTCAGGCCAGTCAGGCCAGTCAGGCCAGTCGGGGGCGGGCGTTCCGGAGCACGGGATGGTGCTGGAGGGGCGGCCGGCGGCGGTGGACGTGCAGGTGTCGGTGGCCTCGTCGGAGCCGGTGGACCGGACCGGGCCGCTGTGGCTCTCGGCCCAGGTGGAGGACGCGAGCGGGCTGGTGACGTCGGCCCGGGTGCGGCTGACGCCGGACGGGGTGTCCCGTACGGTCTCGCTGCCGTTGGGGCAGGGGGTGTTGCACTACCCGTTGCGGGTGACCGGGTTGTCGCTGCGGAACACGCCGGTGAAGGAGTACACCCGGCCGACGCTGGAGTTGAAGGTGTCGGGGATCGCGGGGGCGGCGCTGCCGGCGGGGGTGAAGTGGGCGGACGTCACCCGGGGGGTGTACGTGGCGACCGGGCTGGGGTGTCCGGGGCGCGCCGACCAGGGGCAGTCGGAGGCGGTGTTGAAGGCCGGGGTGTGCGAGGTGTCGCAGCCGGCGGGCGGGTTGCTGTCGGCGGTGGTGCGCGGGGTGGATCCGCAGGTCGGGGTGCCGGCGGCGGCGGCGGATTCGTTCGTGCTGAGCTCGGGGGCGGACACGGTGTCGTTCGCGCTGCGGCCGGGTGGCGCCTCGAAGGCGGTGGGCAAGGGCGCGGTGGTGCCGGCGCTGGTGAACGCGGCGTTCCTGCGGGAGACCGGCTACGAGGTCGGCAAGGAGGTGCGGCTGCTGTCCGACGGGGAGGACCAGTTCGGGTTGCGGATCGTCGGCGAGCTGTCGGACCTGCCGGGTGGTGCGGGCCGGGACGAGCCGCAGGCGCTGGTGGACCTGCGGGCGCTGTCGGGGGCCCGGGCGGTGGCGGGTCTGCCGCCGCTGGTGGACGACGCCTGGCTGCTGGCGGCGGACTCGAGGTCCGGTGCGGAGCGGGCGGAGCGGGCGGTCGCGGCCGATCCGCGGCTGGGCCGGGTGCGTTCGGTCCGGGCGGTGGCGGCGGCGTTGGCCGAGGACCCGTTCCGGTCCGGGCGGCGCAGTGCGCTGGTGCTGTCGCTGGCGTTGTCGCCGGTGTTCGCGGTGGCCGGGTTCACGGTGCACGCGGTGGGGTCGGCGCGGTCCAGGCGGCGGGAGTTCGCGGTGCTGCGGGCGCTGGGTGTGCGGCGCCGGCAGTTGGCCGGGGTGCTGCGGCTGGAGCAGTCGGTGGTGGTGGGCTTCGCGGTGCTGCTGGGCGGTGTCCTGGGGGTGGCGCTGGCGGCCGTGGTGCTGCCGTTGATCATGGTCGACGGTGGCGGGCGGGCGGTGTTCCCGTCGTTGGAGCTGACGGTGGGCTGGGGTTGGACGGCGGTGGTGGTGGCGGCGACCGGCCTGGGGGTCGGTTCGGTGGTGCTGCTGCTGTCGCGGATGTTGGCGCGGGTCGATCTGGCGCGTGAGCTTCGGGCGGGGGAGAACGGATGAGCGGGCTGGGTGGGCGTCGGCTGTTCGGCCGGCGGTCGGGTGGTTTCGGCGGCTGGCGGCCGGCGGCGCGGGAGGCCCGGACGGGCTGGCCGGTGCTGCTGGTGCTGGCGGTGCTGTCGGCGGTGCTGACGGTGGCGACGCTGCTGTGGCCGCCGGTGTTCGACCGACTGGCGACGAAGGAGTTGGCGCGCCGGCTGGACGCGGCGCAGGTGAACGGTCCGCTGCTGGTGTCCCGGACGTCGTTGAACGCGCCGGTCAACGACAAGGGCCAGTTGCAGGTGCCGCAGTTCGGCACCCTGGACACCGATCTGACCAAGATCGGCGAGAAGATGCGGCAGGGCACGTCCGGGGAGCTCGGGCGGGCGATGGCCCGGGTGTCGGGGTGGGCGGAGTCCGACGGCATGCAGATGTCGGGCGACGGCGTCCCGCAGCCACACGGCAACCCGGGGATGATGGCGCTGGCGTACGCGCAGGACGCGGCGGACCGGGTGCGCTGGGTGGCCGGCCGGGCGCCGGGGCTGCCGGCCGACCCGGCCACCGCGCCGATCGAACTGGGCCTGTCCGCCGCCACGTTGGAGCAGTTCGGGTTGAAGGTCGGCCAGCACGTGTTCCTGGCGGGCGACAGCCGGGCCACCGAGACGGTGGTGGTCGGCGAGTTCGAGCCGCTGGACGCGATGGACGACCTGTGGCGTGAACTGCCGCAGCTGAACTCGCCGATGGACGTGCACATCAAGGACAGTGTCTACATCCGCTACGGCCAGGCGATGGTGGCCCCGGCCGGCCTGGAGGCGATCGAGGCGCGCGGGGCGCGGACGCTGGACGCCACCTGGGTGTTCTGGACGGCGGAGCAGCCCTGGGGCACCGGCGGGACGTTCGCCGGGGCGAGGGAACTCACCGATCAGGCGCGGCAGTTCGCCTCGACGGCGGCGACGTCGCTGTGCGGCGCGGTGGTCTCGGAGGTCTTCCCGTGCATCGTCGGGACGCGGACGGTGAAGCCGCCGCGGGTGAACGAGCAGCTGTCGTCGCTGGTGGACGCGTTCGCGGTGCAGCGGGCCCGGACGGTGGTGCTGCAGTCGTTCGCGCTGGCCGGTCTGCTGGCGATCGGGGTGTCCACGGCGGTGGCCGCGGCCCGGCTCGGCGCGCGGCGCCGGGAGGGGGCGCTGGCGCTGCAGCGGGCCCGCGGTGCGGGTGAGCCCGCACTGGCCGCCGTTCGGCTGCTGGAGGCCGTTCCGGCGGCGTTGGCGGGCCTGTCGGCGGGCTGGGCGGTGGCGCTGCGGTGGTCCGACGGGCGCGAGCTGGGGGCGTGGTGGCCGGCGCTGCTGGCGGCGGCGCTGGTGGCGCTGGCGCCGGCGGTGGCGGTGTGGTGGCAGGGCCGGGCGGTGCGCCGGGCGGGCCGGGAGCCGGTGCGCCGGCGGGGTCTGAAGCGGGCGCTCGGCCTGTCGGCGCGGCTGGTGGTGGAGGGTGCGGTGCTGCTGCTGGCGGCGGCCGGCGTGCTGCAGTTGCGGCTGCGCGGCGCGGCTCCGGCGGGCTCCGAGACCGATCCCCAACTGGCTCTGGTGCCGGTGGTGTTGGGATTGGCGGCGGTGGTCCTGGTGCTGCGGCTCTACCCGGTGCCGCTGCGGCTGGTGACGGCCTGGGCGCGGCGCCGGCGCGGCGCGGTGGCGCTGGTCGGCCTGGCGCAGGCCGGGCGGCGTTCCGGTGCGGCGGCGACGGCGCTGCTGGTGCTGGTCCCGGCGCTGGCGTGCGCGGTGTTCGGCGCGCTGGTGTCGGGCACGGTCCGGGAGGGCCGGGCGGAGGCCGCGCGGTGGCGCACCGGCGGTGACGCGGTGGTGCTGGGGCCGTCCCAGCGGGCGCTGCCGCTCGACGAGTTGGGCCGGGTGCCGGGGGTGGCCGGGGTGCTGTCGGTGCGCGGCGCGCTGGCCGCGCTGACCTCGGACGAGGACGGCACGAAGGTGAAGGGCGTCGGTCTGGTCGGGGTCGACCCGGTGGCGCTGGCCCGGTACGAGCCGGGGTCGGCGCTGGCGGCGGCGCTGAGCGGGTCGCCGGAGCTGACCGCGCCGCTCGGGTCGGGGGCCGAACTCCCGGCGCTGGCCGACAAGGTGACGGCGGACCGGTTCCCGGACGGCTCGTTCGACGCGGACGCCGGGTCGACCCGGGTGCGGGTGCGGATCGTCGGGGTGCTGCCGGACGGGGCGGCCGCGGACCGGGCGATCGGCCCGGTGGTCGAGGGCGTCGGCACGGCGGGCGGGCTGCTGGTGTTCGGCGGTCCGGGGGCGGAGCGGCTGCCGCGGCAGAGCGGGCAGCGCAGCGCGGCGGTGCTGTTCGCCGAGCCGGGCCGGCCGGGTTCGGCGGCGGGCGCGGGCCGGATCGACGCGGAGCGGCTGCGGTCCGTGGTGGTGGGTTCGTCGGCGGCCGCGGGCGCGGGCGGCGGCGGGGCGGCGGGCGGGGCGATCAGCCGCGGCGCGCCGGTCGAGATCCGTTCCCTGGACCGGCAGTTGCGGGAGTCGGCGGGTGACGGGCTGGTGTCCGCGCTGGAGACCGCGTTCCGGGCGGCGGCGGCGATCGGGCTGGTGCTGGGGCTGGTCGCGGTGGTGCTGGAGCTGCTGCTCAGTTCGGCGGAGCGCGGGCGGACGCTGGCGCACCTGCGGACGCTGGGGCTCGGCTCGCGGGCCGCGGCCGGGGTGCAGCTGGTCCAGTTGCTGCCGGTGATGGTGGCGGCGGTGCTGGGCGGCACGCTGCTCGGGCTGGCGCTGCCGTGGCTGATCGGTCCGGCGCTGGAGCTGCGGGCGTTCACCGGGGGGCCGGGCGTGCCGCCGTTCGCCCCGGACTGGGCGGCCGTGGCGGTGGCGGCGCTGGGTCTGCTGGTGCTGATCCCGTGCGCGGCGGCGCTGGAGGGGGTGACGGGGCGGCGGCGGGTGCCGCAGGTCCTCCGGTTGGGTGAGGGCGTGTAGCGGCGCGCCGCGGGACGGGGTCGTGCGCCGTGGGCGCGCGGCCCCGTCGTGCTCCGGTCCGCCGCCCGGGCGGGGGGCTGTCGGCGGTACGGAGTACCTTTCGCGGTGGAGTGTCCCTGAACGCGGGTGAGGTGTCCGTTGCAGCTGGCTCAGGTGGAGGGGGTCCTGGAGCGGATCACGTACGCCAACGAGGAGACGGGGTACACGGTCGCCCGGGTGGACACCGGGCGCGGGGCGAACGACCTGCTGACGGTGGTCGGGGCGCTGCTGGGGGCGCAGGTGGGGGAGAGCCTGCGGCTGTTCGGCCGGTGGGGCTCGCACCCGCAGTACGGGCGGCAGTTCACGGTGGAGAACTACACGACGGTGCTGCCGGCCACCGTCCAGGGCATCCAGCGCTACCTCGGCTCGGGGCTGATCAAGGGCATCGGCCCGCGGTTCGCGGAGCGGATCGTGGAGCGCTTCGGGGCGGAGACCCTGGAGGTGATCGAGAACGAGCCCAAGCGGCTGATCGAGGTGCCCGGCCTGGGCCCGAAGCGGACGAAGATGATCGCGAAGGCGTGGGAGGAGCAGAAGTCCATCAAGGAGGTGATGGTCTTCCTGCAGGGCGTGCAGGTGTCGACGTCGCTGGCGGTGCGGATCTACAAGCAGTACGGCGACGGCTCGATCGGGGTGGTGAAGAACCAGCCGTACCGCCTGGCGTCGGACGTGTGGGGCATCGGCTTCCTGACGGCGGACCGGATCGCGCAGGCGGTCGGCATCCCGCACGACTCGCCCGAGCGGGTGAAGGCGGGCCTGCAGTACGCGCTGTCGCAGTCCACCGACAGCGGGCACTGCTACCTGCCCGAGGAGCGGCTGATCGCGGACGGCGTGAAGCTGCTGCAGGTGGACGTCGGCCTGGTGATCGACTGCCTGGCGGAGCTGGTCGCGGCGGAGGGGGTGGTGCGCGAGCGGCTGCCGGGCGGCACCGGGGAGGAGGTCACGGCGGTGTACCTGGTGCCGTTCCACCGGGCGGAGCTCTCGATGGCGGGCCAGCTGCTGCGGCTGCTGCGCACCGGCGAGGACCGGATGCCGTGGTTCCGGGACGTCGACTGGCCGGCCGCGCTGGGCTGGCTGGCCGGGCGGACGGGCGCGGAACTCGCCCCGGAGCAGGAGCAGTCGGTGCGCCTGGCGCTGACCGAGAAGGTCGCGGTGCTGACCGGCGGCCCGGGCTGCGGCAAGTCGTTCACGGTGAAGTCGATCGTCCAGCTGGCGCTGGCCAAGCGGGCGAAGGTGGTGCTGGCGGCGCCGACCGGGCGGGCGGCGAAGCGGCTGGCGGAGCTGACCGGCGCCGAGGCGTCCACGGTGCACCGGCTGCTGGAGCTGAAGCCCGGCGGGGACGCCGCGTACGACCGGGACCGGCCGCTGGACGCCGACCTGGTGGTCGTCGACGAGGCCTCGATGCTGGACCTCATCCTGGCGAACAAGCTGGTCAAGGCGGTCGCGCCGGGCGCCCACCTGCTCTTCGTGGGGGACGTCGACCAGCTGCCCTCGGTGGGCGCCGGCAAGGTGCTGCGGGACATGCTGGCGCCCGGCAGCCCGATCCCGTCGGTGCGGCTGACCCGGATCTTCCGGCAGGCCCAGCAGTCCGGCGTGGTGGTCAACGCGCACCGGATCAACGAGGGCCTGCCGCCGAAGACCGACGGCCTGCCGGACTTCTTCCTGTTCGCCGAGGAGGACACCGAGCGCGCCGCCGGCCTGACCGTCGAGGTGGTGGCCCGCCGGATCCCGCAGCGCTTCGGCCTCGACCCGCGCCGCGACGTCCAGGTGCTGGCCCCGATGCACCGCGGCCCGGCCGGCGCCGGCGCGCTGAACACGCTGCTCCAGGCGGCCGTCACCCCGGCCCGCGAGGGCCTGGCCGAACGCCGCTTCGGCGGGCGGACGTTCCGGGTCGGCGACAAGGTCACCCAGATCCGGAACAACTACGACAAGGGGCGCGGCGGCGTCTTCAACGGCACCGTGGGCGTGGTGACGGCACTGAGCGTGGACGACCAGCGGCTGACCGTGCTGACCGACGAGGACGAGGAGATCCCGTACGACTTCGACGAGCTCGACGAGCTGGCGCACGCGTACGCGGTGACGATCCACCGTTCGCAGGGCAGCGAGTACCCGGCGGTGGTGATTCCCGTCACGATGTCGGCGTGGCCGATGCTCCAGCGGAACCTGTTGTACACGGCGGTGACCCGGGCGAAGAAGCTGGTGGTGCTCGTCGGATCACGCAAGGCCATCGCGCAGGCGGTGCGGTCGCTGAGCACCGAGCGGCGGCACTCCGCGCTGGACCACAGATTGGCTGCGGGGTGAGTTCGAGGCGGTACGGTACGTTCAGAGGTTGTCTTGACGTGAAGAGATTTAGGGCGGAACCTGGTCGGTGTCCAATGCCGATCTTGTCCGGTTCGCACCGGTCGCGGCGGCGGAGTTTGTAGGCCCCGGTCCTTCCCGGGGTCACCCCCGGGTGCGCGGCCGTCCTTCGGGTGGGGGATCGTTGAGACAGTCAGGGCAGTCGGATGAGGATCAATTTCGTCGGTGAGGAAGACGTGAGCGACAAATCGGTAGTACTGCGGTACCAGGACGGCGAGTACGAGTACCCCGTCGTCGAGAGCACTGCGGGCAACGCCGGCTTCGACATCTCGAAGCTGCTCCCGCAGACCGGCCTGGTCACCCTGGACAACGGTTTCGGCAACACCGCCGCCAACAAGTCCGCGATCACCTTCATTGACGGTGACGCCGGCATCCTGCGCTACCGCGGCTACCCGATCGAGCAGCTGGCCGGTGAGGCCAACTTCATCGAGACCGCTTACCTGCTGATCAACGGCGAGCTGCCGAACGAGGGCCAGCTCGCGGCGTTCAGCAACGAGATCACCCAGCACACGCTGCTGCACGAGGACGTCAAGCGCTTCTTCCAGGGCTTCCCCCGGGACGCGCACCCGATGGCGATGCTCTCCTCGGTGGTCGGCGCGCTCTCCACGTTCTACCCGGAGAGCCACAACCCGTTCGACGAGGCCCAGCGCCACCTGTCGACGGTCCGCCTGCTGGCGAAGCTGCCGACCATCGCGGCGTACGCGTACAAGAAGGCGATGGGCCAGCCCTTCGTCTACCCGCGCAACGACCTCGGCTACGTCGAGAACTTCCTGCGGATGACCTTCGCCGTCCCGGCCGAGGACTACGAGCTGAACCCGGTCGTGGTCAACGCCCTGGACAAGCTGCTCATCCTGCACGCGGACCACGAGCAGAACTGCTCCACCTCGACGGTGCGCCTGGTCGGCTCCTCGCACGCCAACCTGTTCGCCTCCATCTCGGCGGGCATCTCGGCGCTGTGGGGCCCGCTGCACGGCGGCGCCAACCAGGCCGTGCTGGAGATGTTGGAGCAGATCCAGCAGGACGGCGGCGACGTCGACGCGTTCATCCGCAAGGTGAAGAACCGCGAGGACGGCGTCAAGCTGATGGGCTTCGGCCACCGCGTCTACAAGGCGTTCGACCCGCGCGCCGCGCAGGTCAAGGTGCTCGCCCACGAGGTGCTCGCCCAGCTCGGCAAGTCCGACGCGCTGCTGGACATCGCGCTCAAGCTGGAGGAGCACGCGCTCAAGGACGACTTCTTCGTCTCGCGCAAGCTCTACCCGAACGTGGACTTCTACACGGGCCTGATCTACCGCGCGATGGGCTTCCCGACCAGCATGTTCACCGTGCTGTTCGCGCTCGGCCGGCTCCCCGGCTGGATCGCCCACTGGCACGAGATGATCAAGGACCCGACCAGCCGGATCGGCCGCCCGCGGCAGATCTACACCGGCGTCGAGATCCGCGACTACGTGCCGCTCTCCGCGCGCTGACCCGACGGCCGGCCCGACCGGCCGCCAGGCGACCGAAGGGGCCCGGCCCCGCCCTCCCGTACCGGGGGCGGGGCCGGGCCCCTTCGCCGTTCCACCGCTCTGCTCGGGGGCGCACGGCGCCCGGGACGGCCCCGGCCCGGGAACGGCCGCTCAAAGCGATCCCGGGGCCCGGGTCCGGCCCGGTTGCCGTGCGCGAGGGCGATCGACGAATCGACAGCCCGTCCGGGGCCCGCCGGAGCCCCGCTCTACAAAAGGTAAGACGTACCAGGGGGCGCAGAGTTACGCCAGGGGGGTGTGAGTTGGCTCTCTCCACTCTCCGTATGCGCCCGCGCACCCGGACCGCCGCCCGCATACCACACCGCACGCCCGCCGCGCGGCGTCACCCACCCCGCTGCCGTCGCAACCCAGCGTGATAGGAATCGTGGCAATCCGGTACGGACCGCCTGCGAGCCGCGGCGCGGCGAACGGTCAGGGAGGGAGCGCGCAATGGCCAGGAACATCGTCGTCACCGGTGGAGGCACCGGCATCGGACTCGAAGTCGCCCGGCGCTTCGCCGAGGCCGGTGAACGCGTCGTGATCGTCGGCCGCCGCCCCGGCGTCCTCGACCAGGCCGCGCAGGAGATCGGCACCAACGTCACCCCGCTGGTCTGCGACCTCGCCGACCCCGACGCCGTCGAAGCCGCGCTGCCCGCGCTGCCCGCCCGGATCGACGTCCTGGTCAACAACGCCGGCAGCCGGGAGACCGTCCTCGGCGCCGGACCGCACGCCGTCCTGGCCCGCTGGCGCGGCGACTTCGAACGCAACGTGCTGACCGCCGTGCTGCTCACCGAATCGGTCCGCGACCGGCTCACCCCCGGCTCCGGCCGGGTGGTCACCGTCTCCTCCATCGCCGCGCTCCGCGGCGCGGGCTCCTACGGCGCCGCGAAGGCGTCCCTGCACGCCTGGAACCACTTCCTGGCGGCGCAGCTCGGCCCCTCCGGCATCACCGCCAACATCGTGGCCCCCGGCACCGTCGCGGGCACCGAGTTCTTCGGCCCCCGGCTGGACGACGCCGAGGTCGCCCGCCGCTCGGCCCGCACCCTGCTCGGCCGGATCGGCGAGTCCGGGGAGGTCGCGGCCGCGGTGTGCTTCCTCGCCTCGGCGGAGGCCGGGTTCATCACCGGCGAGATCCTGCACTGCAACGGCGGGGAACTGCTCGGCCGGTGACGCTCCGCCGTCAGCCCGCGGGCCGGAACCCGCGCAGCCGCAGGCTGTTGCCGACCACGAAGACGGAGGAGAAGGCCATGGCGGCGCCGGCGATCATCGGGTTGAGGAGTCCGGCGGCGGCGAGGGGGAGGGCGGCGGTGTTGTAGGCGAA is part of the Kitasatospora setae KM-6054 genome and harbors:
- a CDS encoding ABC transporter permease, with amino-acid sequence MLGAAAVTVLLAVAVLAALTALTGSSVTEGMRHRLAGDPRLSLSVSGRYAEGADEKADGPVRAALQRALPGATVRVEEVVRASSPLTLPTAASAQGSGTAAGASGEPVAPLAVPDPQRYAELTQGAWPSGTDQVALSEGVARRLGVSVGGTVPLVKANGALPMTVSGVYRQSPGAEAFWRAWEEGASLKTPENLVLVSRELLRTTPALRDELDVQWTALPDPGRLRVEDLSGLRSRVERLTGGDAGRAVFRGAERPLEALRASSAIPEALGELGSPMMVARSGMLVPVTMLGVLSAVTMVLTARQLTEFRRAELLLQLARGAGRARLLGVAAAEWALCTVPAAVLGVWVAGPLLRLLEWWGLPVEGAAAEAAGPAAWAVAGTALVLHGCAALLPVVWTADGGERETPSRTARRAVAQRAGADVVLAAVAVLAYLQLRQYQGLLSPASDAVGFDPVLVAAPVVMTVAAALLLLRLLPPLGRALEALARRGRGLVAPLSGWQVSRGRAGQGAPVLLMALALAVGALTTTVIAGEAPSDRDRAAFEVGADLRVTGGELSPGARYGALSALPGVAAVTPLVSVQGTVRSERTTVLAVDTAAVGALATSGRMASGAWTHAVPAVRSDLERGSLSEQLGQLGQSGQSGQSGQSGQSGAGVPEHGMVLEGRPAAVDVQVSVASSEPVDRTGPLWLSAQVEDASGLVTSARVRLTPDGVSRTVSLPLGQGVLHYPLRVTGLSLRNTPVKEYTRPTLELKVSGIAGAALPAGVKWADVTRGVYVATGLGCPGRADQGQSEAVLKAGVCEVSQPAGGLLSAVVRGVDPQVGVPAAAADSFVLSSGADTVSFALRPGGASKAVGKGAVVPALVNAAFLRETGYEVGKEVRLLSDGEDQFGLRIVGELSDLPGGAGRDEPQALVDLRALSGARAVAGLPPLVDDAWLLAADSRSGAERAERAVAADPRLGRVRSVRAVAAALAEDPFRSGRRSALVLSLALSPVFAVAGFTVHAVGSARSRRREFAVLRALGVRRRQLAGVLRLEQSVVVGFAVLLGGVLGVALAAVVLPLIMVDGGGRAVFPSLELTVGWGWTAVVVAATGLGVGSVVLLLSRMLARVDLARELRAGENG
- a CDS encoding FtsX-like permease family protein; translated protein: MSGLGGRRLFGRRSGGFGGWRPAAREARTGWPVLLVLAVLSAVLTVATLLWPPVFDRLATKELARRLDAAQVNGPLLVSRTSLNAPVNDKGQLQVPQFGTLDTDLTKIGEKMRQGTSGELGRAMARVSGWAESDGMQMSGDGVPQPHGNPGMMALAYAQDAADRVRWVAGRAPGLPADPATAPIELGLSAATLEQFGLKVGQHVFLAGDSRATETVVVGEFEPLDAMDDLWRELPQLNSPMDVHIKDSVYIRYGQAMVAPAGLEAIEARGARTLDATWVFWTAEQPWGTGGTFAGARELTDQARQFASTAATSLCGAVVSEVFPCIVGTRTVKPPRVNEQLSSLVDAFAVQRARTVVLQSFALAGLLAIGVSTAVAAARLGARRREGALALQRARGAGEPALAAVRLLEAVPAALAGLSAGWAVALRWSDGRELGAWWPALLAAALVALAPAVAVWWQGRAVRRAGREPVRRRGLKRALGLSARLVVEGAVLLLAAAGVLQLRLRGAAPAGSETDPQLALVPVVLGLAAVVLVLRLYPVPLRLVTAWARRRRGAVALVGLAQAGRRSGAAATALLVLVPALACAVFGALVSGTVREGRAEAARWRTGGDAVVLGPSQRALPLDELGRVPGVAGVLSVRGALAALTSDEDGTKVKGVGLVGVDPVALARYEPGSALAAALSGSPELTAPLGSGAELPALADKVTADRFPDGSFDADAGSTRVRVRIVGVLPDGAAADRAIGPVVEGVGTAGGLLVFGGPGAERLPRQSGQRSAAVLFAEPGRPGSAAGAGRIDAERLRSVVVGSSAAAGAGGGGAAGGAISRGAPVEIRSLDRQLRESAGDGLVSALETAFRAAAAIGLVLGLVAVVLELLLSSAERGRTLAHLRTLGLGSRAAAGVQLVQLLPVMVAAVLGGTLLGLALPWLIGPALELRAFTGGPGVPPFAPDWAAVAVAALGLLVLIPCAAALEGVTGRRRVPQVLRLGEGV
- the recD2 gene encoding SF1B family DNA helicase RecD2; this encodes MQLAQVEGVLERITYANEETGYTVARVDTGRGANDLLTVVGALLGAQVGESLRLFGRWGSHPQYGRQFTVENYTTVLPATVQGIQRYLGSGLIKGIGPRFAERIVERFGAETLEVIENEPKRLIEVPGLGPKRTKMIAKAWEEQKSIKEVMVFLQGVQVSTSLAVRIYKQYGDGSIGVVKNQPYRLASDVWGIGFLTADRIAQAVGIPHDSPERVKAGLQYALSQSTDSGHCYLPEERLIADGVKLLQVDVGLVIDCLAELVAAEGVVRERLPGGTGEEVTAVYLVPFHRAELSMAGQLLRLLRTGEDRMPWFRDVDWPAALGWLAGRTGAELAPEQEQSVRLALTEKVAVLTGGPGCGKSFTVKSIVQLALAKRAKVVLAAPTGRAAKRLAELTGAEASTVHRLLELKPGGDAAYDRDRPLDADLVVVDEASMLDLILANKLVKAVAPGAHLLFVGDVDQLPSVGAGKVLRDMLAPGSPIPSVRLTRIFRQAQQSGVVVNAHRINEGLPPKTDGLPDFFLFAEEDTERAAGLTVEVVARRIPQRFGLDPRRDVQVLAPMHRGPAGAGALNTLLQAAVTPAREGLAERRFGGRTFRVGDKVTQIRNNYDKGRGGVFNGTVGVVTALSVDDQRLTVLTDEDEEIPYDFDELDELAHAYAVTIHRSQGSEYPAVVIPVTMSAWPMLQRNLLYTAVTRAKKLVVLVGSRKAIAQAVRSLSTERRHSALDHRLAAG
- a CDS encoding citrate synthase, with product MSDKSVVLRYQDGEYEYPVVESTAGNAGFDISKLLPQTGLVTLDNGFGNTAANKSAITFIDGDAGILRYRGYPIEQLAGEANFIETAYLLINGELPNEGQLAAFSNEITQHTLLHEDVKRFFQGFPRDAHPMAMLSSVVGALSTFYPESHNPFDEAQRHLSTVRLLAKLPTIAAYAYKKAMGQPFVYPRNDLGYVENFLRMTFAVPAEDYELNPVVVNALDKLLILHADHEQNCSTSTVRLVGSSHANLFASISAGISALWGPLHGGANQAVLEMLEQIQQDGGDVDAFIRKVKNREDGVKLMGFGHRVYKAFDPRAAQVKVLAHEVLAQLGKSDALLDIALKLEEHALKDDFFVSRKLYPNVDFYTGLIYRAMGFPTSMFTVLFALGRLPGWIAHWHEMIKDPTSRIGRPRQIYTGVEIRDYVPLSAR
- a CDS encoding SDR family NAD(P)-dependent oxidoreductase — translated: MARNIVVTGGGTGIGLEVARRFAEAGERVVIVGRRPGVLDQAAQEIGTNVTPLVCDLADPDAVEAALPALPARIDVLVNNAGSRETVLGAGPHAVLARWRGDFERNVLTAVLLTESVRDRLTPGSGRVVTVSSIAALRGAGSYGAAKASLHAWNHFLAAQLGPSGITANIVAPGTVAGTEFFGPRLDDAEVARRSARTLLGRIGESGEVAAAVCFLASAEAGFITGEILHCNGGELLGR